The following are encoded together in the Tripterygium wilfordii isolate XIE 37 chromosome 3, ASM1340144v1, whole genome shotgun sequence genome:
- the LOC119993898 gene encoding ubiquitin carboxyl-terminal hydrolase 8-like isoform X1: MTRVLEKLGVSVIAKSTNLLANLSVSTLRHCTTVARLLLDKTLALLPLISMEDLFFSEEDSFLDFDSNQASTSQPLKHNRLEDDEDYDNEKLYFVPYSWWRETQSNADHMGGILFIASSNDDADDEIVLSLKKEGDSGRPDGGDEVCTGLECVFIPEAMWLRALKWHNDSTAAVRDFEISEDHSQDVFPIQIRISLSRATNSLLVKIKLKDNMIEHYRKACNIFSSKSGLLHIWDFSRQTTHFFVNERVNFPSHSPEQSGEEVLLLLQFYGFSDSVKGGNERKGELAEYKKMRSSYSGPVKMNGETDTVKSYLTLSNSFVSGLGNRGAGFLGLTGLQNIGNTCFMNSAIQCLAHTPKLVDYFLGNYQNDINYENPLGMKGALALAFGYLLRRLWAPGEPSVAPRMFKLKLAKFSPQFSGYNQHDSHEFLAFLLDGLHEDLNRVKCKPYIEAKDAEGRPDEEVAEEYWQNHLTRNDSVIVDLCQGQYRSRLLCPVCKKVSVTFDPFMYLSLPLPSPTIRNMTLTVFSTDGNTLPSPVTVTVPKYGRLKDLIEALSTACSLGDDETLLVAEIYKDQIFRLLEEPNDSLALIRDDDKLVAYRLPRDGEGHPLVVFMHERVKKGIFGSSLPNWSMFGTPLVARSADLSHGFNLRRQLMKLLNPFLMPSDVVISDCDNMENTGNEVSEMEVVMTPTSDMEDVITPKVPDTNGSSDSEDNNNEPQLSTDFRFFLKDKDDTSIKEIRMNDPLLVSEFRERLNVHIFWPEEMIGKYDISLLSSLPEVFKPQLFTRRPMDSVSLYKCLEAFLKEDPLGPEDMWNCPSCKTPQQASKKLDLWRLPEILVIHLKRFSYSQFFRNKLETYVDFPTDDLDLSTYISYRKSEYSHRYMLYALSNHYGGMGGGHYTAFVKLGHCTWYEFDDDRVIPISQDRIKTSAAYILFYRRVTDE; encoded by the exons ATGACCAGAGTATTGGAGAAGCTCGGCGTATCAGTCATCGCCAAATCAACGAATTTGCTCGCAAACCTCTCTGTCTCCACTCTCCGACACTGCACGACGGTTGCACGTCTCCTTCTGGACAAAACCCTAGCGCTGCTGCCCCTCATATCAATGGAAGATTTATTCTTCTCCGAGGAGGACTCCTTCCTCGACTTTGATTCCAATCAGGCTTCTACCTCTCAGCCCCTCAAGCATAACCgccttgaagatgatgaagattaCGACAACGAGAAGCTCTACTTCGTTCCTTACAG TTGGTGGAGGGAGACACAAAGTAATGCTGATCATATGGGAGGCATATTATTTATTGCGTCATCAAatgatgatgctgatgatgaAATTGTACTGAGTTTGAAGAAGGAAGGAGATTCTGGAAGGCCTGATGGTGGTGACGAAGTGTGCACTGGTCTGGAGTGTGTGTTCATCCCTGAAGCAATGTGGTTGCGGGCACTTAAATG GCATAATGATTCTACAGCAGCGGTAAGGGATTTTGAGATTTCTGAGGATCATTCACAGGATGTTTTTCCCATACAAATCAGGATTTCTCTTTCAAGGGCAACAAATTCGTTGCTAGTAAAGATCAAGTTGAAG gacaatatgattgaaCATTACAGGAAAGCCTGCAACATTTTTAGCTCCAAGTCTGGACTG TTGCATATTTGGGACTTCTCGAGGCAGACAACCCATTTTTTTGTGAACGAAAGAGTTAACTTCCCTAGCCATTCTCCAGAACAGTCAGGTGAAGAG GTCCTACTACTATTGCAATTCTATGGGTTCTCAGATTCTGTTAAAGGTGGCAATGAGAGGAAGGGTGAACTGGCTGAATATAAGAAAATGAGATCTTCCTACAGTGGCCCAGTTAAGATGAATGGGGAAACTGACACTGTAAAGTCTTATTTAACTCTATCAAACTCCTTTGTATCTGGTTTGGGCAATAGAGGAGCTGGTTTCTTGGGATTGACTGGTTTACAGAATATTGGGAATACATGTTTCATGAATAGTGCGATCCAGTGCTTGGCACACACTCCAAAACTGGTGGATTATTTCCTAGGAAATTATCAAAATGACATAAATTATGAAAACCCGTTGGGAATGAAG GGAGCACTTGCTTTAGCATTTGGATATCTGTTAAGGAGACTCTGGGCTCCAGGAGAACCCTCAGTGGCACCAAGAATGTTCAAGTTAAAACTTGCTAAGTTTTCTCCTCAGTTCAGTGGCTATAACCAGCATGATTCACAT GAATTCCTTGCATTTTTGCTCGATGGTCTCCATGAGGATTTGAATCGTGTGAAGTGCAAGCCATACATAGAAGCTAAAGATGCAGAGGGTCGTCCAGATGAAGAAGTAGCCGAAGAATATTGGCAGAATCACTTGACCCGTAATGACTCTGTCATTGTTGATTTATGCCAA GGTCAGTATCGGTCGAGATTACTTTGCCCAGTTTGCAAGAAGGTGTCCGTTACATTCGATCCATTTATGTATCTATCACTGCCACTGCCTTCACCAACAATTCGAAATATGACTTTGACAGTCTTCAGCACTGATGGGAATACATTACCATCTCCTGTTACAGTAACAGTTCCAAAATATGGCAGGTTAAAGGATCTTATTGAAGCCTTAAGTACTGCATGTTCTTTAGGAGATGATGAGACACTGCTGGTGGCTGAG ATATACAAAGATCAAATTTTTCGTTTGCTGGAGGAGCCAAATGATTCTTTAGCCTTGATCCGAGATGATGACAAGCTTGTTGCTTATCGGTTGCCCAGAGACGGTGAAGGACACCCCTTAGTTGTTTTTATGCATGAACGGGTGAAAAA AGGTATTTTTGGGAGCTCATTGCCAAATTGGAGTATGTTTGGCACTCCTCTGGTAGCACGATCAGCTGACCTTTCTCATGGATTCAATCTTCGTAGACAACTTATGAAACTACTaaatccatttttgatgccCTCTGATGTCGTAATAAGTGATTGTGATAACATGGAAAATACTGGTAATGAAGTTTCTGAAATGGAAGTTGTCATGACGCCAACTTCTGACATGGAAGATGTCATAACCCCAAAAGTACCTGATACCAATGGTAGTTCAGATAGTGAGGATAATAATAATGAGCCACAATTGAGTACTGATTTCCGTTTCTTCTTAAAAGACAAAGATGATACGAGTATTAAAGAGATAAGGATGAATGACCCACTACTGGTCTCGGAATTCAGGGAGAGGTTGAATGTGCATATTTTTTGGCCTGAGGAGATGATTGGGAAGTATGACATATCCCTTCTCAGCTCATTGCCAGAGGTTTTCAAACCCCAGCTTTTCACAAGAAGACCCATGGATTCTGTTTCTCTATACAAATGCCTTGAAGCCTTCTTGAAAGAAGACCCTTTAGGACCTGAAGACATGTG GAACTGTCCCAGCTGTAAGACGCCTCAGCAGGCCAGTAAGAAATTAGATCTTTGGCGACTACCTGAGATTTTGGTCATTCATTTAAAGAGGTTCTCGTACAGTCAGTTTTTCAGGAACAAGCTGGAAACATATGTCGACTTTCCAACTGATGATCTTGATCTATCAACTTACATTTCCTATAGGAAGAGCGAGTATTCTCATCGTTACATGTTGTATGCATTAAGCAATCATTATGGAGGCATGGGGGGTGGTCACTATACTGCTTTTGTTAAG CTTGGGCACTGTACTTGGTATGAGTTCGATGATGACAGAGTGATTCCTATTAGCCAAGACAGGATTAAGACATCTGCTGCTTATATCCTTTTCTACAGGAGAGTGACAGATGAGTAA
- the LOC119993898 gene encoding ubiquitin carboxyl-terminal hydrolase 8-like isoform X2, whose product MTRVLEKLGVSVIAKSTNLLANLSVSTLRHCTTVARLLLDKTLALLPLISMEDLFFSEEDSFLDFDSNQASTSQPLKHNRLEDDEDYDNEKLYFVPYSWWRETQSNADHMGGILFIASSNDDADDEIVLSLKKEGDSGRPDGGDEVCTGLECVFIPEAMWLRALKWHNDSTAAVRDFEISEDHSQDVFPIQIRISLSRATNSLLVKIKLKLHIWDFSRQTTHFFVNERVNFPSHSPEQSGEEVLLLLQFYGFSDSVKGGNERKGELAEYKKMRSSYSGPVKMNGETDTVKSYLTLSNSFVSGLGNRGAGFLGLTGLQNIGNTCFMNSAIQCLAHTPKLVDYFLGNYQNDINYENPLGMKGALALAFGYLLRRLWAPGEPSVAPRMFKLKLAKFSPQFSGYNQHDSHEFLAFLLDGLHEDLNRVKCKPYIEAKDAEGRPDEEVAEEYWQNHLTRNDSVIVDLCQGQYRSRLLCPVCKKVSVTFDPFMYLSLPLPSPTIRNMTLTVFSTDGNTLPSPVTVTVPKYGRLKDLIEALSTACSLGDDETLLVAEIYKDQIFRLLEEPNDSLALIRDDDKLVAYRLPRDGEGHPLVVFMHERVKKGIFGSSLPNWSMFGTPLVARSADLSHGFNLRRQLMKLLNPFLMPSDVVISDCDNMENTGNEVSEMEVVMTPTSDMEDVITPKVPDTNGSSDSEDNNNEPQLSTDFRFFLKDKDDTSIKEIRMNDPLLVSEFRERLNVHIFWPEEMIGKYDISLLSSLPEVFKPQLFTRRPMDSVSLYKCLEAFLKEDPLGPEDMWNCPSCKTPQQASKKLDLWRLPEILVIHLKRFSYSQFFRNKLETYVDFPTDDLDLSTYISYRKSEYSHRYMLYALSNHYGGMGGGHYTAFVKLGHCTWYEFDDDRVIPISQDRIKTSAAYILFYRRVTDE is encoded by the exons ATGACCAGAGTATTGGAGAAGCTCGGCGTATCAGTCATCGCCAAATCAACGAATTTGCTCGCAAACCTCTCTGTCTCCACTCTCCGACACTGCACGACGGTTGCACGTCTCCTTCTGGACAAAACCCTAGCGCTGCTGCCCCTCATATCAATGGAAGATTTATTCTTCTCCGAGGAGGACTCCTTCCTCGACTTTGATTCCAATCAGGCTTCTACCTCTCAGCCCCTCAAGCATAACCgccttgaagatgatgaagattaCGACAACGAGAAGCTCTACTTCGTTCCTTACAG TTGGTGGAGGGAGACACAAAGTAATGCTGATCATATGGGAGGCATATTATTTATTGCGTCATCAAatgatgatgctgatgatgaAATTGTACTGAGTTTGAAGAAGGAAGGAGATTCTGGAAGGCCTGATGGTGGTGACGAAGTGTGCACTGGTCTGGAGTGTGTGTTCATCCCTGAAGCAATGTGGTTGCGGGCACTTAAATG GCATAATGATTCTACAGCAGCGGTAAGGGATTTTGAGATTTCTGAGGATCATTCACAGGATGTTTTTCCCATACAAATCAGGATTTCTCTTTCAAGGGCAACAAATTCGTTGCTAGTAAAGATCAAGTTGAAG TTGCATATTTGGGACTTCTCGAGGCAGACAACCCATTTTTTTGTGAACGAAAGAGTTAACTTCCCTAGCCATTCTCCAGAACAGTCAGGTGAAGAG GTCCTACTACTATTGCAATTCTATGGGTTCTCAGATTCTGTTAAAGGTGGCAATGAGAGGAAGGGTGAACTGGCTGAATATAAGAAAATGAGATCTTCCTACAGTGGCCCAGTTAAGATGAATGGGGAAACTGACACTGTAAAGTCTTATTTAACTCTATCAAACTCCTTTGTATCTGGTTTGGGCAATAGAGGAGCTGGTTTCTTGGGATTGACTGGTTTACAGAATATTGGGAATACATGTTTCATGAATAGTGCGATCCAGTGCTTGGCACACACTCCAAAACTGGTGGATTATTTCCTAGGAAATTATCAAAATGACATAAATTATGAAAACCCGTTGGGAATGAAG GGAGCACTTGCTTTAGCATTTGGATATCTGTTAAGGAGACTCTGGGCTCCAGGAGAACCCTCAGTGGCACCAAGAATGTTCAAGTTAAAACTTGCTAAGTTTTCTCCTCAGTTCAGTGGCTATAACCAGCATGATTCACAT GAATTCCTTGCATTTTTGCTCGATGGTCTCCATGAGGATTTGAATCGTGTGAAGTGCAAGCCATACATAGAAGCTAAAGATGCAGAGGGTCGTCCAGATGAAGAAGTAGCCGAAGAATATTGGCAGAATCACTTGACCCGTAATGACTCTGTCATTGTTGATTTATGCCAA GGTCAGTATCGGTCGAGATTACTTTGCCCAGTTTGCAAGAAGGTGTCCGTTACATTCGATCCATTTATGTATCTATCACTGCCACTGCCTTCACCAACAATTCGAAATATGACTTTGACAGTCTTCAGCACTGATGGGAATACATTACCATCTCCTGTTACAGTAACAGTTCCAAAATATGGCAGGTTAAAGGATCTTATTGAAGCCTTAAGTACTGCATGTTCTTTAGGAGATGATGAGACACTGCTGGTGGCTGAG ATATACAAAGATCAAATTTTTCGTTTGCTGGAGGAGCCAAATGATTCTTTAGCCTTGATCCGAGATGATGACAAGCTTGTTGCTTATCGGTTGCCCAGAGACGGTGAAGGACACCCCTTAGTTGTTTTTATGCATGAACGGGTGAAAAA AGGTATTTTTGGGAGCTCATTGCCAAATTGGAGTATGTTTGGCACTCCTCTGGTAGCACGATCAGCTGACCTTTCTCATGGATTCAATCTTCGTAGACAACTTATGAAACTACTaaatccatttttgatgccCTCTGATGTCGTAATAAGTGATTGTGATAACATGGAAAATACTGGTAATGAAGTTTCTGAAATGGAAGTTGTCATGACGCCAACTTCTGACATGGAAGATGTCATAACCCCAAAAGTACCTGATACCAATGGTAGTTCAGATAGTGAGGATAATAATAATGAGCCACAATTGAGTACTGATTTCCGTTTCTTCTTAAAAGACAAAGATGATACGAGTATTAAAGAGATAAGGATGAATGACCCACTACTGGTCTCGGAATTCAGGGAGAGGTTGAATGTGCATATTTTTTGGCCTGAGGAGATGATTGGGAAGTATGACATATCCCTTCTCAGCTCATTGCCAGAGGTTTTCAAACCCCAGCTTTTCACAAGAAGACCCATGGATTCTGTTTCTCTATACAAATGCCTTGAAGCCTTCTTGAAAGAAGACCCTTTAGGACCTGAAGACATGTG GAACTGTCCCAGCTGTAAGACGCCTCAGCAGGCCAGTAAGAAATTAGATCTTTGGCGACTACCTGAGATTTTGGTCATTCATTTAAAGAGGTTCTCGTACAGTCAGTTTTTCAGGAACAAGCTGGAAACATATGTCGACTTTCCAACTGATGATCTTGATCTATCAACTTACATTTCCTATAGGAAGAGCGAGTATTCTCATCGTTACATGTTGTATGCATTAAGCAATCATTATGGAGGCATGGGGGGTGGTCACTATACTGCTTTTGTTAAG CTTGGGCACTGTACTTGGTATGAGTTCGATGATGACAGAGTGATTCCTATTAGCCAAGACAGGATTAAGACATCTGCTGCTTATATCCTTTTCTACAGGAGAGTGACAGATGAGTAA
- the LOC119993898 gene encoding ubiquitin carboxyl-terminal hydrolase 8-like isoform X3: protein MTRVLEKLGVSVIAKSTNLLANLSVSTLRHCTTVARLLLDKTLALLPLISMEDLFFSEEDSFLDFDSNQASTSQPLKHNRLEDDEDYDNEKLYFVPYSWWRETQSNADHMGGILFIASSNDDADDEIVLSLKKEGDSGRPDGGDEVCTGLECVFIPEAMWLRALKWHNDSTAAVRDFEISEDHSQDVFPIQIRISLSRATNSLLVKIKLKDNMIEHYRKACNIFSSKSGLLHIWDFSRQTTHFFVNERVNFPSHSPEQSGEEVLLLLQFYGFSDSVKGGNERKGELAEYKKMRSSYSGPVKMNGETDTVKSYLTLSNSFVSGLGNRGAGFLGLTGLQNIGNTCFMNSAIQCLAHTPKLVDYFLGNYQNDINYENPLGMKGALALAFGYLLRRLWAPGEPSVAPRMFKLKLAKFSPQFSGYNQHDSHEFLAFLLDGLHEDLNRVKCKPYIEAKDAEGRPDEEVAEEYWQNHLTRNDSVIVDLCQGQYRSRLLCPVCKKVSVTFDPFMYLSLPLPSPTIRNMTLTVFSTDGNTLPSPVTVTVPKYGRLKDLIEALSTACSLGDDETLLVAEIYKDQIFRLLEEPNDSLALIRDDDKLVAYRLPRDGEGHPLVVFMHERVKKNCPSCKTPQQASKKLDLWRLPEILVIHLKRFSYSQFFRNKLETYVDFPTDDLDLSTYISYRKSEYSHRYMLYALSNHYGGMGGGHYTAFVKLGHCTWYEFDDDRVIPISQDRIKTSAAYILFYRRVTDE, encoded by the exons ATGACCAGAGTATTGGAGAAGCTCGGCGTATCAGTCATCGCCAAATCAACGAATTTGCTCGCAAACCTCTCTGTCTCCACTCTCCGACACTGCACGACGGTTGCACGTCTCCTTCTGGACAAAACCCTAGCGCTGCTGCCCCTCATATCAATGGAAGATTTATTCTTCTCCGAGGAGGACTCCTTCCTCGACTTTGATTCCAATCAGGCTTCTACCTCTCAGCCCCTCAAGCATAACCgccttgaagatgatgaagattaCGACAACGAGAAGCTCTACTTCGTTCCTTACAG TTGGTGGAGGGAGACACAAAGTAATGCTGATCATATGGGAGGCATATTATTTATTGCGTCATCAAatgatgatgctgatgatgaAATTGTACTGAGTTTGAAGAAGGAAGGAGATTCTGGAAGGCCTGATGGTGGTGACGAAGTGTGCACTGGTCTGGAGTGTGTGTTCATCCCTGAAGCAATGTGGTTGCGGGCACTTAAATG GCATAATGATTCTACAGCAGCGGTAAGGGATTTTGAGATTTCTGAGGATCATTCACAGGATGTTTTTCCCATACAAATCAGGATTTCTCTTTCAAGGGCAACAAATTCGTTGCTAGTAAAGATCAAGTTGAAG gacaatatgattgaaCATTACAGGAAAGCCTGCAACATTTTTAGCTCCAAGTCTGGACTG TTGCATATTTGGGACTTCTCGAGGCAGACAACCCATTTTTTTGTGAACGAAAGAGTTAACTTCCCTAGCCATTCTCCAGAACAGTCAGGTGAAGAG GTCCTACTACTATTGCAATTCTATGGGTTCTCAGATTCTGTTAAAGGTGGCAATGAGAGGAAGGGTGAACTGGCTGAATATAAGAAAATGAGATCTTCCTACAGTGGCCCAGTTAAGATGAATGGGGAAACTGACACTGTAAAGTCTTATTTAACTCTATCAAACTCCTTTGTATCTGGTTTGGGCAATAGAGGAGCTGGTTTCTTGGGATTGACTGGTTTACAGAATATTGGGAATACATGTTTCATGAATAGTGCGATCCAGTGCTTGGCACACACTCCAAAACTGGTGGATTATTTCCTAGGAAATTATCAAAATGACATAAATTATGAAAACCCGTTGGGAATGAAG GGAGCACTTGCTTTAGCATTTGGATATCTGTTAAGGAGACTCTGGGCTCCAGGAGAACCCTCAGTGGCACCAAGAATGTTCAAGTTAAAACTTGCTAAGTTTTCTCCTCAGTTCAGTGGCTATAACCAGCATGATTCACAT GAATTCCTTGCATTTTTGCTCGATGGTCTCCATGAGGATTTGAATCGTGTGAAGTGCAAGCCATACATAGAAGCTAAAGATGCAGAGGGTCGTCCAGATGAAGAAGTAGCCGAAGAATATTGGCAGAATCACTTGACCCGTAATGACTCTGTCATTGTTGATTTATGCCAA GGTCAGTATCGGTCGAGATTACTTTGCCCAGTTTGCAAGAAGGTGTCCGTTACATTCGATCCATTTATGTATCTATCACTGCCACTGCCTTCACCAACAATTCGAAATATGACTTTGACAGTCTTCAGCACTGATGGGAATACATTACCATCTCCTGTTACAGTAACAGTTCCAAAATATGGCAGGTTAAAGGATCTTATTGAAGCCTTAAGTACTGCATGTTCTTTAGGAGATGATGAGACACTGCTGGTGGCTGAG ATATACAAAGATCAAATTTTTCGTTTGCTGGAGGAGCCAAATGATTCTTTAGCCTTGATCCGAGATGATGACAAGCTTGTTGCTTATCGGTTGCCCAGAGACGGTGAAGGACACCCCTTAGTTGTTTTTATGCATGAACGGGTGAAAAA GAACTGTCCCAGCTGTAAGACGCCTCAGCAGGCCAGTAAGAAATTAGATCTTTGGCGACTACCTGAGATTTTGGTCATTCATTTAAAGAGGTTCTCGTACAGTCAGTTTTTCAGGAACAAGCTGGAAACATATGTCGACTTTCCAACTGATGATCTTGATCTATCAACTTACATTTCCTATAGGAAGAGCGAGTATTCTCATCGTTACATGTTGTATGCATTAAGCAATCATTATGGAGGCATGGGGGGTGGTCACTATACTGCTTTTGTTAAG CTTGGGCACTGTACTTGGTATGAGTTCGATGATGACAGAGTGATTCCTATTAGCCAAGACAGGATTAAGACATCTGCTGCTTATATCCTTTTCTACAGGAGAGTGACAGATGAGTAA
- the LOC119988086 gene encoding 39S ribosomal protein L22, mitochondrial-like codes for MVGWQRNLQTIIRQFGRRTTHNYTSTANFSSSWFESSLAPGEFSYLQRLWKLPAANVSRPFFRYLQESGISSSRKLLVGASEEKPISSPLTPTLALSSGKSECQKSASKPAKVQAVLKDIKQSPKKVNLVAALIRGMRVEDALLQLQVTVKRASKTVYQAVHSARANATHNHGLEADRLLVAEAFVGKGYFKKRISYHAKGKCGIKVRPECRLTVVVRETTPEEEAEIARLKVSNFKKLTKRENRLVPHKLIETTPIWNRKSRTAHRETSNMAA; via the exons ATGGTGGGTTGGCAAAGAAATTTACAGACCATAATTCGTCAGTTTGGGAGAAGAACGACACATAATTACACTTCAACAGCTAATTTTTCCTCCTCTTGGTTCGAATCCTCTCTTGCACCTG GAGAATTTTCTTACTTACAGAGACTTTGGAAATTACCTGCCGCAAATGTCTCAAGACCTTTCTTTCGCTATTTGCAGGAATCG GGTATATCCAGTTCGAGGAAGTTGCTAGTAGGAGCCTCAGAAGAAAAGCCCATTTCGTCTCCATTAACTCCTACCTTGGCATTGAGCAGTGGCAAATCAGAATGCCAGAAGTCAGCCTCTAAACCTGCGAAAGTTCAAGCAGTGTTAAAGGACATAAAACAG AGCCCTAAGAAGGTCAACTTGGTTGCTGCCTTAATTCGTGGCATGCGTGTTGAAGACGCCTTGTTGCAGTTGCAAGTGACAGTGAAGCGAGCTTCAAAAACTGTCTACCAG GCTGTTCACTCTGCCCGGGCAAATGCAACCCACAACCATGGATTGGAAGCTGACCGTCTTCTTGTTG CGGAAGCATTTGTTGGGAAGGGATATTTTAAGAAGAGAATATCCTATCACGCCAAAGGGAAATGTGGAATTAAAGTGAGACCGGAGTGCCGACTGACGGTGGTAGTAAGGGAGACCACCCCTGAAGAGGAAGCCGAGATCGCCAGGCTAAAAGTCAGCAACTTCAAAAAGCTCACCAAGAGGGAAAACCGGCTCGTACCCCATAAGCTCATTGAAACCACTCCTATCTGGAACCGCAAAAGCAGAACTGCCCATCGTGAGACAAGTAATATGGCTGCATGA
- the LOC119995215 gene encoding iron-sulfur cluster co-chaperone protein HscB homolog produces MSQTKKLWTSLYTILHRRILPSSSRLQFHCASSRTVSTSFHQPNFSARVLFDNIGNGLEVSSSIFGKSFCSQHSGGFGVKCWQCNALPETLPFLVCESCRTIQPVDHSINYFQIFGLEKKYDVEGENLESKYKNWQKKLHPDLVHSKSEKEREFAAEQSARVIDAYRTLSNRLLKAIYILKLEGVDVDEEETVSEPELLTEIMEIREAVEEAADLQELKKIQSQMQEKLKYWSGSFANAFRCQKFEEAVECIRRMTYYDRVNKEIVKRL; encoded by the exons ATGTCTCAAACGAAGAAGCTATGGACTTCCTTGTACACGATTCTCCACCGCAGAATCCTCCCTTCCAGTTCTCGTTTACAATTTCATTGTGCCTCCTCGCGAACTGTCTCTACCTCTTTTCACCAACCGAATTTCAGTGCTAGGGTTTTGTTCGACAACATAGGCAACGGTCTCGAGGTTTCTTCCTCAATTTTTGGGAAAAGTTTCTGCTCTCAACATTCAGGCGGATTCGGCGTGAAATGCTGGCAGTGTAATGCGTTGCCCGAGACGCTTCCTTTTCTAGTTTGTGAGTCTTGCCGGACCATCCAGCCCGTTGATCACTCTATCAATTACTTCCAGATTTTTGGACT GGAGAAAAAGTACGACGTTGAGGGTGAAAATCTGGAGAGCAAGTACAAAAACTGGCAGAAAAAACTGCATCCTGATTTAGTTCATTCAAAATCTGAG aaagagagagaatttgcTGCTGAACAGTCTGCTCGTGTGATTGATGCATACCGCACACTTAGCAACCGGTTGCTGAAGGCAATATACATC CTGAAGCTTGAAGGAGTGGATGTTGATGAAGAGGAAACAGTTTCTGAACCGGAGTTGCTTACCGAA ATCATGGAAATTAGAGAAGCTGTTGAGGAGGCAGCAGACTTGCAGGAACTGAAAAAGATTCAGTCTCAG ATGCAAGAGAAATTGAAGTATTGGTCCGGCTCCTTCGCGAATGCATTTAGGTGTCAGAAATTTGAAGAAGCCGTAGAGTGTATCCGGAGAATGACTTATTATGATCGTGTAAATAAAGAAATTGTAAAGAGGCTCTAG